The Callithrix jacchus isolate 240 chromosome X, calJac240_pri, whole genome shotgun sequence genome contains a region encoding:
- the USP11 gene encoding ubiquitin carboxyl-terminal hydrolase 11 yields MATVAANPAAATAAAAAAAAAAAAAAGAEDREPKREELPGLDNQWRQIENGESGRERPLRAGESWFLVEKHWYKQWEAYVQGGDQDSGTFPGCINNAVLFEDEINWRLKEGLVEGEDYVLLPAAAWHYLVSWYGLEDGQPPIERKVIELSNIRKVEVYPVELLLVRHNDLRTSHAVQFSNTDSVGLVLRTARERFLVEPQEDTRLWAKNSEGSLDRLYDTHLTVFDSALETGQLIIMETRKKDGTWPSAQLHVMNKKISEEDEDFRGQPGICGLTNLGNTCFMNSALQCLSNVPQLTEYFLNNCYLEELNFRNPLGMKGEIAEAYADLVKQAWSGHHRSIVPHVFKNKVGHFASQFLGYQQHDSQELLSFLLDGLHEDLNRVKKKEYVELCDAAGRPDQEVAQEAWQNHKRRNDSVIVDTFHGLFKSTLVCPDCGNVSVTFDPFCYLSVPLPISHKRVLEVFFIPMDPRRKPEQHRLVVPKKGKISDLCVALSKHTGISPERMMVADVFSHRFYKLYQLEEPLSSILDRDDIFVYEVSGRIEAIEGSREDIVVPVYLRERTPARDYNNSYYGLMLFGHPLLVSVPRDRFTWEGLYNVLMYRLSRYVTKPSSDDEDDGDEKEDDEEDKDDVPGPSTGGSLREPEPEQPGPSSGVTNRCPFLLDNCLGTSQWPPRRRRKQLFTLQTVNSNGTSDRTTSPEEVHAQPYIAIDWEPEMKKRYYDEAEAEGYVKHDCVGYVMKKAPVRLQECIELFTTVETLEKENPWFCPSCKQHQLATKKLDLWMLPEILIIHLKRFSYTKFSREKLDTLVEFPIRDLDFSEFVIKPQNESNPELYKYDLIAVSNHYGGMRDGHYTTFACNKDSGQWHYFDDNSVSPVNENQIESKAAYVLFYQRQDVAQRLLSPDGSSGAPASPACSSPPSSEFMDVN; encoded by the exons GTTCCTTGTGGAGAAGCACTGGTATAAGCAGTGGGAGGCATACGTGCAGGGAGGGGACCAGGACTCCGGCACCTTCCCTGGCTGCATCAACAATGCCGTACTCTTTGAAG aTGAGATAAACTGGCGCCTCAAGGAGGGACTGGTGGAAGGTGAGGATTATGTGTTGCTCCCAGCAGCTGCTTGGCATTACCTGGTCAGCTGGTATGGCCTAGAGGATGGCCAACCACCCATTGAACGCAAG GTCATAGAGCTGTCCAACATCCGGAAGGTCGAGGTGTACCCAGTAGAACTGCTGCTTGTCCGGCACAATGATTTGCGTACATCTCACGCTGTTCAGTTCAGCAATACCGATTCTGTTG GCCTAGTATTGCGCACAGCTCGAGAGCGGTTTCTGGTGGAGCCCCAGGAAGACACTCGGCTTTGGGCCAAGAACTCAGAAGGCTCTTTGGATCGCTTGTATGACACACACCTCACGGTTTTTGATTCAGCCCTTGAGACTGGGCAG TTGATCATCATGGAGACCCGCAAGAAAGATGGCACTTGGCCCAGCGCACAGCTGCATGTCAT GAACAAGAAAATCTCGGAAGAAGACGAGGACTTCAGGGGCCAGCCAGGCATCTGTGGCCtcaccaatctgggcaacacgTGCTTCATGAACTCGGCGCTGCAG TGCCTCAGCAACGTGCCACAGCTCACAGAGTACTTCCTCAACAACTGCTACCTGGAGGAGCTCAACTTCCGCAACCCACTGGGTATGAAGGGTGAGATTGCAGAGGCTTATGCAGACCTGGTGAAGCAAGCGTGGTCTGGCCACCACCGCTCCATCGTGCCACATGTGTTCAAG AACAAAGTCGGCCATTTTGCATCCCAGTTTCTGGGCTACCAGCAGCATGACTCTCAGGAGCTGCTGTCCTTCCTCCTGGACGGGCTGCATGAGGACCTTAATCGGGTAAAGAAGAAGGAGTATGTGGAGCTGTGCGATGCTGCCGGGCGGCCTGATCAG GAGGTGGCACAGGAGGCCTGGCAGAACCACAAACGGCGGAATGATTCTGTGATCGTGGACACTTTCCATGGCCTCTTCAAGTCCACGCTGGTGTGCCCCGATTGTGGCAACGTATCTGTGACCTTCGATCCCTTCTGCTACCTCAGTGTTCCACTGCCTATCAGCCACAAGAGGGTCTTGGAGGTCTTCTTTATCCCCATGGATCCTCGCCGTAAGCCTGAGCAG CACCGACTCGTGGTCCCCAAGAAAGGCAAGATCTCGGACCTTTGTGTGGCTCTGTCCAAGCACACGGGTATCTCGCCAGAGAGG ATGATGGTGGCTGATGTCTTCAGTCACCGCTTCTATAAGCTCTACCAGCTGGAGGAGCCTCTGAGCAGCATCTTGGACCGAGATGATATCTTCGT CTATGAGGTGTCAGGTCGGATTGAGGCTATCGAGGGCTCAAGAGAGGACATCGTGGTTCCTGTCTACCTGCGGGAGCGCACCCCTGCCCGTGACTACAACAACTCTTACTATGGCCTGATGCTTTTTGGGCACCCCCTCCTGGTGTCGGTGCCCCGGGACCGGTTTACCTGGGAGGGCCTGTATAACGTCCTGATGTACCGGCTCTC ACGCTATGTGACCAAACCCAGCtcagatgatgaagatgatggggATGAGAAAG AAGATGATGAGGAAGATAAAGATGATGTCCCTGGGCCCTCAACTGGGGGCAGCCTCCGAGAGCCTGAGCCAGAGCAGCCTGGGCCTAGCTCTGGAGTCACCAACAGGTGCCCATTCCTTCTGGACAACTGCCTTGGCACATCTCAGTGGCCCCCAAGGCGACGGCGCAAGCAGCTGTTCACCCTGCAGACGGTGAACTCTAATGGGACCAGCGACCGCACAACCTCCCCTGAAGAAGTCCATG CCCAGCCATATATTGCTATCGACTGGGAGCCGGAGATGAAGAAGCGTTACTATGACGAGGCGGAGGCTGAG GGCTACGTGAAGCATGACTGCGTCGGGTACGTGATGAAGAAGGCTCCCGTGCGGCTGCAAGAGTGCATTGAGCTCTTCACCACTGTGGAGACCCTGGAGAAGGAAAACCCCTG GTTCTGCCCCTCCTGTAAGCAGCACCAGCTGGCCACCAAGAAGCTGGATCTGTGGATGCTGCCCGAGATCCTCATCATCCACCTGAAACGCTTTTCCTACACCAAGTTCTCCCGAGAGAAGCTGGACACCCTTGTGGAGTTTCCTATCCG GGACCTGGACTTCTCCGAGTTTGTCATCAAGCCGCAGAATGAGTCAAATCCGGAGTTGTACAAATATGACCTCATTGCGGTTTCCAACCATTATGGGGGCATGCGTGATGGACACT ACACAACATTTGCCTGCAACAAGGACAGTGGCCAGTGGCACTACTTTGATGACAACAGCGTCTCACCTGTGAATGAGAATCAGATTGAG TCCAAGGCAGCCTATGTCCTCTTCTACCAACGCCAGGACGTGGCGCAACGCCTGCTGTCCCCAGACGGCTCATCTGgtgccccagcctcccctgcCTGCAGCTCCCCACCCAGCTCTGAGTTTATGGATGTTAATTGA